From Hymenobacter sedentarius, a single genomic window includes:
- a CDS encoding acyltransferase family protein, which produces MSSMPLAQPVPAPTRLDPFLSQKLKFWSLVAMLLLVYVHAYNLHPRYLQPFTPVQEPLTVGTWLQYFLANGLLRFRIPILFAISGYLFARREGHEPHGARVRRRLRTLGLPYLLWSLLWLGALWALEQFPITRQAVIDAEISPFWPRQLLSQYSVGELVQRWLVMPAPFQLWFLRSLLVYNLAYPWLRIAVLRPGIYFGLAGLLWFFMVPLPLVEGEGLLFFGLGVWLALRDKNVLAPPAWFRPGLVAALWVGATVVKTWLAFHAGPPFSVPLAVLMLALHKVGEISGMLTAWFGLNGLVRWCMARGWFRWLTGFSFMIYVLHVPFVNYATELALRYAPAVPHVHLLTYLVLPLLVILVSVGVGALLRWAVPGIYTTLTGGRGLATS; this is translated from the coding sequence ATGAGCAGCATGCCCCTTGCCCAGCCCGTTCCCGCCCCCACCCGCCTTGACCCTTTTCTTAGCCAGAAGCTAAAATTTTGGTCCTTGGTAGCCATGCTGCTATTGGTGTACGTGCATGCCTACAACCTGCACCCGCGCTACCTGCAGCCCTTTACGCCGGTGCAGGAGCCGCTCACGGTCGGCACGTGGCTGCAATATTTCCTGGCCAATGGGCTGCTGCGTTTTCGCATTCCCATCCTGTTTGCCATTTCGGGCTATCTCTTTGCCCGGCGCGAAGGCCACGAGCCGCACGGGGCGCGGGTGCGGCGGCGCCTGCGCACGCTGGGCCTCCCCTATTTGCTCTGGAGCCTGCTGTGGCTGGGCGCCTTGTGGGCGCTGGAGCAATTCCCAATCACGCGCCAAGCCGTTATCGACGCCGAAATCAGCCCGTTCTGGCCCCGGCAGCTGCTCAGCCAGTACTCCGTGGGCGAGCTGGTGCAGCGCTGGCTGGTGATGCCGGCGCCGTTCCAGCTGTGGTTTTTGCGCAGCTTGCTGGTGTATAATTTGGCTTATCCCTGGCTCAGGATTGCGGTGCTGAGGCCAGGCATTTACTTCGGCTTGGCGGGCTTGTTGTGGTTTTTCATGGTGCCGCTTCCCTTGGTTGAGGGCGAAGGGTTGTTGTTTTTTGGGCTAGGCGTATGGTTGGCGCTGCGGGATAAAAACGTGCTGGCGCCGCCGGCTTGGTTCCGGCCGGGGCTGGTGGCCGCGCTGTGGGTGGGCGCCACGGTGGTAAAAACCTGGCTGGCTTTTCATGCCGGCCCACCTTTTTCGGTGCCGTTGGCCGTGCTGATGCTGGCCCTGCACAAAGTAGGCGAAATCAGCGGCATGCTCACGGCCTGGTTTGGGCTGAATGGGCTGGTGCGCTGGTGCATGGCCCGGGGATGGTTTCGCTGGCTGACGGGGTTTTCGTTCATGATTTACGTGCTGCACGTGCCGTTTGTGAACTATGCTACCGAACTGGCGTTGCGCTATGCACCCGCGGTGCCGCACGTCCATTTGCTGACATACCTCGTCCTGCCGCTGCTGGTAATCTTGGTGAGCGTGGGAGTGGGTGCGCTGCTACGGTGGGCGGTGCCAGGCATTTATACTACGCTCACCGGTGGGCGGGGACTGGCTACGTCGTAA
- the pheS gene encoding phenylalanine--tRNA ligase subunit alpha: MMQESIASLAAEITAADLSSTAHLDAFRISYLGRKGRLADLFDQLKTVPSEEKRAVGQQLNALKQQAQARFDEAQEAAESAADNAPANPDFDYTLPPVPNALGTRHPLMLVREEMLRVFARIGFAVAEGPEIEDDWHNFTALNFPENHPARDMQDTFFVAPVSRTADPDAAPTGAPALPHLLRTHTSTVQVRVMETEPLPIRRVMPGRVFRNEAISARAHMMFHQVEGIFIDEGVSFADLKQTVYYFVQELFGQDINIRFRPSFFPFTEPSAEIDITCLICKGAGCNICKYSGWVEIGGCGMVDPAVLENAKIDSDKYSGYAWGMGIERIAMLKYQIKDLRLFTENDMRFLRQFEAL, encoded by the coding sequence ATGATGCAGGAATCCATTGCCAGCCTCGCGGCCGAAATTACGGCGGCCGACTTGAGCAGCACCGCCCACCTCGATGCGTTTCGCATCAGCTACCTCGGCCGCAAAGGCCGCTTGGCCGACCTGTTCGACCAGCTCAAGACCGTACCCAGTGAGGAGAAACGCGCTGTCGGCCAGCAGCTCAATGCTCTCAAGCAGCAGGCCCAGGCCCGATTCGACGAAGCCCAGGAAGCCGCCGAGTCGGCTGCTGATAACGCGCCGGCCAACCCTGATTTTGACTACACCCTGCCCCCGGTGCCCAACGCCCTGGGCACCCGCCACCCGCTGATGCTGGTGCGCGAAGAGATGCTGCGCGTGTTTGCCCGCATCGGCTTTGCCGTGGCCGAAGGCCCCGAGATTGAGGACGACTGGCACAACTTCACGGCCCTCAACTTCCCCGAAAACCACCCCGCGCGCGACATGCAGGACACGTTCTTCGTGGCCCCGGTGTCGCGCACGGCCGACCCCGACGCTGCTCCCACCGGCGCCCCCGCCCTGCCCCACCTGCTGCGCACCCACACCAGCACCGTGCAGGTGCGCGTGATGGAAACCGAGCCGCTGCCCATCCGCCGCGTGATGCCGGGCCGTGTGTTCCGCAACGAGGCCATCTCGGCCCGGGCGCACATGATGTTCCACCAGGTGGAGGGCATTTTCATTGACGAAGGCGTGAGCTTCGCCGACCTCAAGCAGACGGTGTACTACTTCGTGCAGGAGCTGTTTGGGCAGGACATCAACATCCGCTTCCGGCCCAGCTTCTTCCCGTTTACGGAGCCCAGTGCCGAAATTGACATCACCTGCCTCATTTGCAAGGGCGCGGGCTGCAACATCTGCAAGTACTCGGGCTGGGTCGAAATCGGCGGCTGCGGCATGGTGGACCCCGCCGTGCTCGAAAACGCCAAGATTGATTCCGACAAATACTCGGGCTATGCCTGGGGCATGGGCATCGAGCGCATTGCCATGCTCAAGTACCAGATAAAGGACCTACGGCTGTTCACGGAGAACGACATGCGGTTTTTGCGGCAGTTCGAAGCGCTGTAG
- a CDS encoding M16 family metallopeptidase: protein MIHFTEFTLDNGLRCIVHEDFSTPMAVLNVMYDVGSRDEDPGHTGFAHLFEHLMFSGSVNIPSYDEPLQRVGGENNAFTSSDVTNYYLSLPAANLETGFWLESDRMLNLAFSENGLEVQRKVVVEEFKQSYLNQPYGDVWLKLKPLAYHTHPYQWNTIGKEISHIENAVMDDVRGFFQKHYAPQNAILVVAGAVSEAEVRRLAEKWFGPIPGGPAYRRQLPAEPAQHEARHLRASAPVPLSALYKAYHMPARSDERYHAVDLLSDVLGRGKSARLHQRLVKEQALFNNISASLTGSLDPGLLVISGKLNAGVDLQAADAAVEAVVAEFLAADVDAQELEKVKNQAESSLVFGEIDLLNRALNLAYSKLQGDANLVNDESRRIQAVTVADVRTAAQTVLRPENCSTLYYEAV, encoded by the coding sequence ATGATTCACTTCACCGAATTCACCCTCGATAACGGCCTGCGCTGCATCGTTCACGAAGATTTTTCAACCCCCATGGCCGTGCTCAACGTGATGTACGACGTGGGCTCGCGCGACGAAGACCCCGGCCACACCGGCTTTGCCCACTTATTTGAGCATCTTATGTTTTCGGGGTCGGTGAACATCCCGAGCTACGATGAGCCGCTGCAGCGCGTGGGCGGCGAAAACAACGCCTTCACCAGCTCCGACGTCACCAACTATTACCTCTCCTTGCCGGCTGCCAACCTCGAAACCGGCTTCTGGCTCGAAAGCGACCGGATGCTGAACCTGGCCTTCTCCGAAAACGGCCTGGAAGTACAGCGCAAAGTGGTGGTGGAAGAATTCAAACAGAGCTACCTCAACCAGCCTTACGGCGACGTCTGGCTCAAGCTCAAGCCCCTGGCCTACCACACCCACCCCTACCAGTGGAACACCATCGGCAAGGAGATTTCGCACATCGAAAACGCGGTAATGGACGACGTGCGCGGCTTTTTTCAGAAGCACTACGCACCCCAAAATGCCATTTTGGTGGTGGCCGGCGCCGTAAGCGAAGCCGAAGTGCGCCGCCTGGCCGAAAAGTGGTTCGGCCCCATTCCCGGCGGCCCGGCCTACCGGCGCCAGCTGCCCGCCGAGCCCGCGCAGCACGAAGCGCGGCACCTGCGCGCCTCGGCCCCCGTGCCGCTGAGCGCCCTGTACAAAGCCTACCACATGCCCGCCCGCTCCGATGAGCGCTACCACGCCGTGGACCTGCTCAGCGACGTGCTGGGCCGGGGCAAGTCGGCCCGCCTGCACCAGCGGCTGGTGAAGGAGCAGGCGCTGTTCAACAACATTTCGGCCTCGCTTACTGGCTCGCTCGACCCGGGCCTGCTCGTTATCAGCGGCAAGCTGAATGCGGGCGTGGACCTGCAGGCCGCCGATGCCGCAGTAGAAGCCGTAGTGGCCGAATTCCTGGCCGCCGACGTGGATGCCCAGGAGCTCGAAAAAGTAAAAAACCAGGCCGAGAGCAGCCTGGTTTTCGGAGAAATTGATCTATTAAACCGCGCCCTGAACCTGGCGTACAGCAAGCTCCAGGGCGATGCCAACCTGGTAAACGACGAGAGCCGCCGCATTCAGGCCGTGACCGTGGCCGACGTGCGCACCGCCGCCCAAACCGTGCTGCGGCCTGAGAACTGCAGTACGCTGTACTACGAGGCGGTATAG
- a CDS encoding alpha-ketoacid dehydrogenase subunit alpha/beta has product MMTLTATALRFDRLDHSNETLLHLYQHLLRPRLIEEKMLILLRQGKVSKWFSGIGQEAISVGSTLALEPDEYILPLHRNLGVFTGRNVPLGRLFAQWQGKRTGFTKGRDRSFHFGSNEHHIVGMISHLGPQLAVADGIALADVLDQKPKVTLTYSGDGGASEGDFHEALNVAAVWQLPVIFMIENNGYGLSTPSNEQFRFKSFVDKGPAYGMDAVQVDGNNVLEVYSTVKRLAEDLRQNPRPVLIEALTFRMRGHEEASGTKYVPQSLMEEWAVKDPVENYEKWLIQEGILTETAKHSIRETIKAAIEAGLQEADAVPMPTADVQEEIADMYQPFTPDASLNEELRMKNEELGASQLNSSLPARELRFVDAIQEGLRQSMQRYPDLVLMGQDIADYGGVFKITESFVAEFGKARVRNTPLCESAIVGAGLGLSIKGKKSMVEMQFADFVTCGFNQIVNNLAKSHYRWGQNADVVVRMPTGAGSAAGPFHSQSNEAWFTHVPGLKVVYPSNPHDAKGLLCAAFEDPNPVMYFEHKMLYRSLSGPVPEAYYTTPIGKAALAAEGNELSIITYGMGVRWALQVCEELNVSADILDLRTLLPWDQDAVRQTVEKNGRVLVLHEDTLTGGIGGEIAAWIGENCFEHLDAPVRRVASLDTAIPFAPPLEAAFLPLQRLREQVEALRNY; this is encoded by the coding sequence ATGATGACCCTCACTGCCACGGCGCTCCGATTCGACCGCCTCGACCATTCCAACGAAACCCTGCTGCACCTCTACCAGCACCTGCTGCGCCCGCGGCTGATAGAAGAAAAGATGCTGATTCTGCTGCGCCAGGGCAAGGTGAGTAAGTGGTTCTCGGGCATTGGGCAGGAAGCCATTTCGGTGGGCAGCACCCTGGCCCTGGAGCCCGACGAGTACATCCTGCCGCTGCACCGCAACCTGGGCGTGTTCACGGGGCGCAACGTGCCGCTCGGGCGCCTGTTTGCGCAGTGGCAGGGCAAGCGCACGGGCTTCACCAAGGGCCGCGACCGCAGCTTCCACTTCGGCAGCAACGAGCACCACATCGTGGGCATGATTTCGCACCTGGGCCCGCAGCTGGCCGTGGCCGATGGCATTGCCCTGGCCGATGTGCTCGACCAAAAGCCCAAGGTGACCCTGACCTACAGCGGCGACGGCGGCGCCAGCGAAGGCGACTTCCACGAGGCCCTGAACGTGGCCGCCGTGTGGCAGCTGCCGGTCATCTTCATGATTGAAAACAACGGCTACGGCCTGAGCACACCCAGCAACGAGCAGTTCCGCTTTAAGTCCTTCGTCGACAAAGGCCCGGCCTACGGCATGGACGCCGTGCAGGTAGACGGCAACAACGTGCTGGAAGTGTACAGCACCGTGAAGCGCTTGGCCGAGGACCTGCGCCAAAACCCGCGCCCCGTGCTCATCGAAGCCCTCACGTTCCGGATGCGCGGCCACGAAGAAGCCAGCGGCACCAAGTACGTGCCCCAGTCCCTGATGGAAGAGTGGGCCGTCAAAGACCCGGTGGAAAACTACGAGAAGTGGCTCATCCAGGAAGGCATCCTCACGGAAACGGCCAAGCACAGCATCCGCGAAACCATCAAGGCAGCCATCGAAGCCGGCTTGCAGGAAGCCGATGCCGTGCCCATGCCCACCGCCGACGTGCAGGAGGAAATCGCCGACATGTACCAGCCCTTCACGCCGGACGCTTCGCTTAATGAAGAATTAAGAATGAAGAATGAGGAATTGGGGGCGAGCCAACTCAATTCCTCCCTCCCCGCAAGGGAGCTGCGCTTTGTCGATGCCATCCAGGAGGGGCTGCGCCAGAGCATGCAGCGCTACCCCGACCTCGTGCTCATGGGCCAGGACATTGCCGACTACGGCGGCGTCTTCAAAATCACGGAAAGCTTCGTGGCCGAATTTGGCAAGGCGCGGGTGCGCAACACGCCCTTGTGCGAGTCGGCCATTGTGGGCGCGGGGCTGGGCCTGAGCATCAAGGGCAAGAAAAGCATGGTCGAAATGCAGTTTGCCGACTTCGTAACCTGCGGCTTCAACCAGATTGTGAACAACCTGGCCAAAAGCCATTACCGCTGGGGCCAGAACGCCGACGTGGTGGTGCGCATGCCCACCGGTGCCGGCAGCGCCGCCGGCCCCTTCCACAGCCAGAGCAACGAAGCGTGGTTCACGCACGTGCCCGGCCTGAAGGTGGTGTACCCCAGCAACCCGCACGACGCCAAGGGCCTGCTCTGCGCCGCCTTCGAAGACCCCAATCCGGTGATGTACTTCGAGCACAAGATGCTCTACCGCAGCCTGTCGGGCCCCGTGCCCGAGGCCTACTACACCACGCCCATCGGCAAGGCCGCGCTGGCTGCTGAAGGCAACGAATTGAGCATCATTACCTACGGCATGGGCGTGCGCTGGGCCCTGCAGGTGTGCGAAGAGCTCAATGTATCGGCCGATATCCTGGACCTGCGCACCCTGCTGCCCTGGGACCAGGACGCCGTGCGCCAAACCGTGGAGAAAAACGGCCGCGTGCTGGTGCTGCACGAAGACACCCTGACCGGGGGCATCGGCGGCGAAATCGCGGCGTGGATTGGCGAAAACTGCTTCGAGCACCTCGACGCGCCCGTGCGCCGCGTGGCTTCGCTCGATACCGCCATTCCGTTTGCGCCCCCGCTCGAGGCGGCGTTTCTGCCACTGCAGCGGCTGCGCGAGCAAGTAGAAGCCCTGCGCAACTACTAA
- the ytxJ gene encoding bacillithiol system redox-active protein YtxJ: MSTPWLPLTQPEQITDLAQASHEQPVLIFKHSTTCSISAAAKSKIERQWADSGLANVPIYYLDLLRFRPLSAQIAEQFGIRHESPQLLLIQDGECRYDASHMGIRLSDVKSAVGQ, encoded by the coding sequence ATGTCCACGCCCTGGCTTCCCCTTACCCAACCCGAACAGATAACCGACCTGGCGCAGGCCTCGCACGAGCAGCCGGTGCTTATTTTTAAGCACAGCACCACTTGCTCCATCAGCGCGGCGGCCAAAAGCAAAATTGAGCGCCAGTGGGCCGACAGCGGCCTTGCCAACGTGCCCATCTACTACCTCGACTTGCTGCGCTTCCGGCCGCTGTCGGCCCAGATTGCCGAGCAGTTCGGCATTCGCCACGAGTCGCCCCAGTTGCTGCTTATTCAGGACGGCGAATGCCGCTACGATGCCTCGCACATGGGCATTCGCCTCAGCGACGTGAAGTCGGCCGTAGGGCAGTAA
- a CDS encoding OsmC family protein, protein MNTATARYAGQLRTEATHVASGNVIQTDAPTDNHGRGEAFSPTDLVSTALGSCMMTIMGIVADRHQLNLVDSTFAVVKHMSTEAPRRIVQIDVTFTLPAALLPTDRALLERAAYTCPVTLSLHPDIRQNVVFNYEA, encoded by the coding sequence ATGAACACCGCTACTGCCCGCTACGCCGGCCAACTCCGTACCGAAGCCACCCACGTCGCTTCCGGCAACGTTATTCAAACCGATGCACCCACCGACAACCACGGCCGCGGCGAAGCCTTTTCGCCCACCGATTTGGTGAGCACCGCCCTTGGCTCGTGCATGATGACAATAATGGGCATCGTGGCCGACCGCCACCAGCTCAACTTAGTCGACAGCACCTTTGCCGTGGTGAAGCACATGAGCACCGAAGCCCCCCGCCGCATCGTGCAAATCGACGTGACGTTTACCCTGCCCGCGGCATTGCTGCCAACTGACCGGGCCCTGCTGGAGCGCGCCGCCTACACCTGCCCCGTAACGCTGAGCCTGCATCCGGACATCCGGCAAAACGTGGTGTTTAATTACGAAGCGTAG
- the lipA gene encoding lipoyl synthase, producing MIDLPVIQPETAAPARPRKPDWLRVKLPVGEEYAAVRRLVDEHKLHTICESGNCPNMGECWGAGTATFMILGNICTRSCSFCAVATGRPTEYDLDEPRRVAEAIQLMKVKHAVITSVNRDELKDRGASVWRETVVLTKQLSPGTTIETLIPDVKANWDALDVMISGGQEVISHNIETVGSLYRLVRPQARYDRSLEQIRRTKLAGHRTKSGIMLGLGEKADELYQAMDDLVANGLDILTLGQYLQPTKRHLDVAEFITPDQFAHYKEEGLKRGLKYVESGPLVRSSYHAERHVNVPV from the coding sequence ATGATTGATTTGCCCGTTATCCAGCCCGAAACGGCTGCGCCTGCCCGCCCCCGCAAGCCCGACTGGCTGCGCGTGAAGCTGCCCGTGGGCGAAGAATATGCCGCCGTGCGCCGCCTAGTAGACGAGCACAAGCTGCACACCATCTGCGAGAGCGGCAACTGCCCCAATATGGGCGAATGCTGGGGCGCCGGCACGGCTACGTTTATGATTCTGGGCAACATCTGCACCCGCTCGTGTTCGTTTTGCGCCGTGGCCACGGGCCGCCCCACTGAGTACGACCTCGACGAGCCTCGCCGGGTGGCCGAGGCTATCCAGCTCATGAAGGTGAAGCACGCCGTGATAACGAGCGTGAACCGCGACGAGCTCAAGGACCGCGGTGCCAGCGTGTGGCGCGAGACCGTGGTGCTCACCAAGCAGCTCAGTCCCGGCACCACCATCGAAACACTGATTCCGGACGTGAAAGCCAACTGGGACGCGCTCGACGTGATGATTTCGGGCGGGCAGGAAGTTATTTCACACAACATCGAAACCGTGGGCAGCCTTTACCGCCTCGTGCGCCCGCAGGCCCGCTACGACCGCAGCCTCGAGCAAATCCGCCGCACGAAGCTGGCCGGCCACCGCACCAAGTCGGGCATCATGCTGGGCCTGGGCGAGAAGGCCGACGAGCTGTACCAGGCCATGGACGACCTCGTGGCCAACGGCCTCGACATCCTCACCCTGGGCCAGTACCTGCAGCCCACCAAGCGCCACCTCGACGTGGCCGAGTTCATCACCCCCGACCAGTTTGCCCACTACAAGGAAGAAGGCCTGAAGCGTGGCCTGAAGTACGTGGAAAGCGGCCCGCTGGTGCGCAGCTCCTACCACGCCGAGCGCCACGTGAACGTGCCGGTTTAG
- a CDS encoding DUF4136 domain-containing protein, giving the protein MNRITRFLARPAALAAMSFVLLLGSGCSTASRVGVTNDFDHSVNFRAFKTWAWYPQQPTDTEGGPAKGYESFLDKRMRAAVKAEMTRKGLTEVDKAPDIYVAYSARVEDKQQVSPYYNGLGYPYGYGYGYYGRGIPPVTQYKAGTVVIDIIDARRKELAWRGTGQAQVDQNTINEVETTRIVNGILSTYPPQDNQARR; this is encoded by the coding sequence ATGAACCGCATCACCCGTTTTCTGGCTCGTCCGGCTGCTTTGGCCGCGATGAGCTTTGTGCTGCTTTTGGGCAGCGGTTGCTCCACGGCTTCCCGCGTGGGTGTGACCAACGATTTTGACCATTCCGTCAACTTCCGGGCTTTCAAAACCTGGGCTTGGTACCCGCAGCAACCCACTGATACCGAGGGCGGCCCGGCCAAAGGCTACGAGTCCTTCCTCGACAAGCGCATGCGCGCCGCCGTGAAGGCCGAGATGACCCGCAAAGGCCTCACCGAAGTGGACAAAGCCCCCGATATCTACGTGGCCTACAGCGCCCGTGTGGAAGACAAGCAGCAAGTATCGCCTTACTACAATGGCTTGGGCTATCCGTATGGCTACGGCTACGGGTACTACGGCCGGGGCATCCCGCCCGTGACCCAGTACAAAGCCGGCACCGTGGTTATCGACATCATCGACGCACGCCGCAAGGAGCTGGCCTGGCGCGGCACCGGCCAGGCCCAGGTCGACCAAAACACCATCAACGAAGTGGAAACCACCCGCATTGTCAACGGTATCCTGAGCACCTACCCGCCCCAGGACAACCAGGCCCGCCGCTAA
- the gcvP gene encoding aminomethyl-transferring glycine dehydrogenase: protein MTLKPQPADVFEDRHNAPGADEQAAMLRTIGVESIEQLINETVPPAIRLKRPLDLPEALSERAFLAKFKQIAGQNQVFKSYIGLGYHDTTLPPVIQRNILENPGWYTAYTPYQAEIAQGRLEALINYQTMVIDLTGLEIANASLLDEGTAAAEAMHMLHSQTKKKGANQYFVSEQVLPQTIDLLRTRATPVGIELVVGDHRQVDLSGAGFFGAMVQYPAADGEIFDYKEFIGQARANNVFVVMAADLLALTLLTSPGELGADVCVGNSQRFGVPMGYGGPHAGFFSCKDQFKRVIPGRLIGQSIDAAGNKAYRMALQTREQHIRREKATSNICTAQVLLSVLAGMYAVYHGPQRIQQFAVNTHSLAQTLEAGLKKLGVEQTNEYYFDTLNLRLESAELQQSLRKEAEAARLNFRYFDEVRVGISLNQNTELHDVADILDVFAKVLGKEADQLVGLPDSLELTWPNNLVRTSEYLTHPVFNTHHAEHELLRYMKQLENKDLSLAHSMIPLGSCTMKLNATAEMIPVTWPEIGQLHPFAPLDQTKGYQQIFADLQTWLCEITGFAAVSLQPNSGAQGEYAGLLAIRGYHEARGDHHRTVALIPASAHGTNPASAVMAGMEVVVVKSTEDGNIDVADLKEKAAKYADRLSCLMVTYPSTHGVYEETIIDICETIHSHGGRVYMDGANMNAQVGLTSPANIGADVCHLNLHKTFCIPHGGGGPGVGPIGVVADLVPYLPGHAVVAVEGRTSGSVSAAPWGSASILPISYAYISMMGGEGLTRATQIAILNANYIKARLEEHYPVLYSGSHGRCAHEMILECRHFKKAGIEVEDIAKRLMDYGFHAPTVSFPVAGTLMIEPTESESKDELDRFCDAMISIRKEIAAVESGKADAKDNVLKHAPHTAASVLVHEWTRPYTREQAVYPMEYVRAAKFWPSVSRIDSAYGDRNLICSCTPIEQYVDKEEDLVQADKGPSY, encoded by the coding sequence ATGACGCTGAAACCTCAGCCCGCCGACGTTTTTGAAGACCGCCACAACGCGCCCGGCGCCGACGAGCAGGCGGCCATGCTCCGCACCATTGGCGTGGAAAGCATTGAGCAGCTCATTAACGAAACCGTGCCGCCCGCCATTCGCCTGAAGCGGCCGCTGGACTTGCCCGAAGCCCTCAGCGAACGCGCCTTCCTGGCCAAGTTCAAGCAGATTGCCGGCCAGAACCAGGTGTTTAAAAGCTACATCGGCCTGGGCTACCACGACACCACCCTGCCCCCGGTTATTCAGCGCAACATTCTGGAAAACCCGGGCTGGTACACCGCCTACACGCCTTATCAGGCCGAAATTGCCCAGGGCCGCCTCGAAGCCCTCATCAATTACCAGACCATGGTAATTGACCTAACCGGTCTCGAAATCGCCAACGCCAGCCTGCTGGATGAAGGCACCGCCGCTGCCGAGGCCATGCACATGCTGCACAGCCAGACCAAAAAGAAAGGCGCCAACCAGTACTTCGTTTCCGAGCAGGTATTGCCCCAGACCATCGACCTGCTCCGCACCCGCGCCACGCCGGTGGGCATTGAGCTGGTGGTGGGCGACCACCGCCAGGTGGACCTGAGCGGCGCAGGCTTCTTTGGCGCCATGGTGCAGTACCCCGCGGCCGACGGCGAAATTTTCGACTACAAAGAATTCATCGGCCAGGCCCGCGCCAACAACGTGTTTGTGGTGATGGCCGCCGACCTGTTGGCCCTCACGCTGCTCACCTCGCCCGGCGAGCTGGGCGCCGATGTGTGTGTGGGCAATTCGCAGCGCTTTGGCGTGCCCATGGGCTACGGTGGCCCGCACGCCGGCTTCTTCTCCTGCAAAGACCAGTTCAAGCGCGTGATTCCCGGCCGCCTTATTGGCCAGAGCATCGACGCCGCTGGCAACAAGGCCTACCGCATGGCCCTGCAAACCCGCGAGCAGCACATTCGCCGCGAAAAAGCCACCTCCAACATCTGCACCGCGCAGGTGCTGCTGAGCGTGCTGGCCGGCATGTACGCCGTGTACCACGGCCCGCAGCGCATCCAGCAGTTTGCCGTGAACACCCACAGCCTGGCCCAGACCCTGGAGGCCGGCCTGAAGAAGCTCGGCGTAGAGCAGACCAACGAGTACTACTTCGACACCCTGAACCTGCGCCTGGAAAGCGCCGAGCTGCAGCAGTCGCTCCGCAAGGAAGCCGAAGCCGCCCGGCTCAACTTCCGCTACTTCGACGAGGTACGCGTGGGCATCTCGCTCAACCAGAACACCGAGCTGCACGACGTAGCCGACATTCTGGACGTGTTTGCCAAAGTATTGGGCAAAGAAGCCGACCAGCTGGTTGGGCTGCCCGACTCCCTAGAGCTGACCTGGCCCAATAACCTCGTGCGCACCAGCGAGTACCTCACCCACCCCGTCTTCAACACGCACCACGCCGAGCACGAGCTGCTGCGCTACATGAAGCAGCTTGAGAACAAGGACCTGAGCCTTGCGCACAGCATGATTCCGCTGGGCTCGTGCACCATGAAGCTGAACGCCACCGCCGAGATGATTCCGGTGACCTGGCCCGAAATCGGCCAGCTTCACCCCTTCGCGCCGCTCGACCAGACCAAAGGCTACCAGCAGATTTTCGCCGATCTGCAAACCTGGCTCTGTGAAATCACCGGCTTTGCCGCCGTCAGCCTGCAGCCCAACTCGGGCGCTCAGGGCGAATACGCCGGCCTGCTGGCCATCCGCGGCTACCACGAAGCCCGCGGCGACCACCACCGCACCGTGGCCCTGATTCCGGCCTCGGCCCACGGCACCAACCCCGCCTCGGCCGTGATGGCCGGCATGGAAGTGGTGGTGGTGAAAAGCACCGAAGACGGCAACATCGACGTGGCTGACCTCAAGGAAAAAGCCGCGAAGTACGCCGACCGCCTCTCCTGCCTGATGGTGACCTACCCGAGCACGCACGGCGTGTACGAGGAAACCATCATCGACATCTGCGAGACCATTCACAGCCACGGTGGCCGCGTGTACATGGACGGCGCCAACATGAATGCCCAGGTGGGCCTGACCTCGCCCGCCAACATCGGCGCCGACGTCTGCCACCTCAACCTGCACAAGACCTTCTGCATCCCGCACGGCGGCGGCGGCCCCGGCGTGGGCCCCATTGGCGTAGTGGCCGACCTAGTGCCCTACCTGCCGGGCCACGCCGTGGTAGCGGTAGAAGGTCGTACCAGCGGTTCGGTTTCGGCCGCGCCGTGGGGTTCGGCCAGCATTCTGCCAATCAGCTACGCCTACATCTCGATGATGGGCGGCGAGGGCCTGACTCGCGCCACGCAGATTGCCATCCTCAATGCCAACTACATCAAGGCCCGCCTCGAAGAGCACTACCCGGTGCTGTACTCGGGCAGCCACGGCCGTTGTGCCCACGAGATGATTCTGGAGTGCCGCCACTTCAAAAAGGCCGGCATCGAAGTAGAAGACATTGCCAAGCGCCTGATGGACTACGGTTTCCACGCGCCTACCGTGAGCTTCCCCGTGGCCGGCACGCTCATGATTGAGCCCACCGAAAGCGAGAGCAAAGACGAACTGGACCGTTTCTGCGACGCCATGATTTCCATCCGCAAGGAAATCGCGGCCGTGGAGTCGGGCAAAGCCGATGCCAAGGACAACGTGCTCAAGCACGCGCCCCACACGGCCGCTTCGGTGCTCGTGCACGAGTGGACGCGCCCCTACACCCGCGAGCAGGCCGTGTACCCCATGGAGTACGTGCGCGCCGCCAAGTTCTGGCCCAGCGTCAGCCGCATCGATTCGGCGTACGGCGACCGCAACCTGATTTGCAGCTGCACGCCCATCGAGCAGTATGTGGACAAGGAAGAGGATTTGGTACAGGCTGATAAAGGCCCGTCGTACTAG